One stretch of Bombus pascuorum chromosome 14, iyBomPasc1.1, whole genome shotgun sequence DNA includes these proteins:
- the LOC132914102 gene encoding protein SPMIP1-like yields MSTRGGICDARCQAFHTAMIQKEKNTRIRWFLKNQHKLLDHLRKTEEIKLPSKHEPEKQPVVDIIHLKPLPNWRPLEPDGSINMNIMKPIDPQARTILYEDAPSFVNAENYISKRVKDIPENRYYYPDCTSRIYGWRLTDYPPIPRSKVGQTNVMIREFYHSKISSLHRDPEWYRSSRRITFICDDKMN; encoded by the exons atgtcaACCAGAGGAGGAATCTGTGATGCTCGTTGCCAAGCATTTCACACTGCAAtgatacaaaaagaaaaaaacacaCGTATTAGATGGTTTTTGAAGAATCAACACAAATTATTAGATCATTTGAGAAAAACTGAGGAAATTAAGCTTCCGTCGAAACATGAACCAGAAAAACAACCAGTCGTGGATATT aTACATTTAAAACCCTTACCAAATTGGAGACCCCTCGAACCTGATGGTTCTATCAATATGAACATAATGAAACCCATTGATCCGCAAGCAAGAACTATTCTGTATGAAGACGCCCCGAGTTTTGTTAACgctgaaaattatatttccaaaag AGTAAAAGACATTCCTGAAAATCGCTATTACTACCCGGATTGCACAAGTCGGATATACGGATGGCGCTTAACAGATTATCCACCTATTCCACGAAGTAAAGTTGGACAAACAAATGTTATGATTCGTGAATTTTATCATTCAAAAATATCGAGCCTTCACAGGGATCCAGAATGGTATCGCTCTTCGAGAAGAATAACATTTATATGTGATGATAAAATGAATTAG
- the LOC132914101 gene encoding mitoferrin-1 isoform X3 — MNAEVYETLPTSSVAIHMTAGAIAGIMEHCVMYPLDSVKTRMQALTPSSGGGGGGGVGTVLIRMVQQEGFLRPIRAAYGTAGCLATLLHDGIMNPAEVVKQRLQMYNSPYRNVITCITNIYRKEGIYAFYRSYTTQLAMNVPFQMIHFMTYEIAQVFTNPDHTYNPIAHMESGALAGAVAAAVTTPLDVCKTLLNTQSGVQVQGMMDAIKTIYRYGGLRGYFRGLNARVLYQMPATTICWSTYEFFKYVLHKKQGDGHRGPEIDNDYASGINQIQGTSRSSRFQDMSAYLNNNAPASVLLDVTTR; from the exons atgaatgcgGAAGTTTATGAGACCTTGCCTACATCTTCTGTAGCTATACACATGACAGCAGGTGCAATCGCCGGAATTATGGAACATTGTGTGATGTATCCACTTGACAGTGTTAAG acAAGAATGCAAGCATTAACACCAAGTTCaggaggaggtggaggaggtGGAGTAGGAACAGTTCTGATTAGAATGGTACAACAAGAAGGTTTTCTGAGACCAATTCGTG CTGCATATGGAACTGCTGGTTGTTTGGCAACACTTCTTCACGATGGTATAATGAATCCAGCAGAAG TGGTTAAACAGCGATTACAAATGTATAACTCACCTTATCGAAACGTTATAACatgtataacaaatatatacagaAAAGAAGGTATATATGCATTTTATAGGAGTTATACAACACAGTTAGCTATGAATGTGCCTTTTCAAATGATTCACTTCATGACGTATGAAATTGCACAAGTTTTCACGAATCCTGATCACACATATAATCCAATTGCACATATGGAATCag gTGCATTAGCAGGAGCTGTTGCTGCTGCAGTCACAACACCTTTAGATGTTTGTAAAACGCTTCTAAATACACAGAGTGGAGTCCAGGTTCAAGGCATGATGGAcgctattaaaacaatttatagaTACGGGGGTTTACGAGGTTATTTCCGTGGTTTGAATGCTCGTGTCCTTTATCAAATGCCAGCAACCACTATTTGTTGGTCAAC atacgaatttttcaaatatgtacTACATAAAAAACAAGGCGATGGACATCGCGGTCCGGAAATTGACAACGATTATGCAAGTGGCATTAATCAGATTCAAGGTACTTCTAGGTCTAGTCGTTTTCAAGATATGAGTGCATACCTCAACAACAATGCTCCAGCTTCAGTGTTACTTGATGTGACTACAAGATAG
- the LOC132914101 gene encoding mitoferrin-1 isoform X1: MNAEVYETLPTSSVAIHMTAGAIAGIMEHCVMYPLDSVKTRMQALTPSSGGGGGGGVGTVLIRMVQQEGFLRPIRGMSVMVVGAGPAHALYFSCYEFIKNKLLSSRTNPNLNLAAYGTAGCLATLLHDGIMNPAEVVKQRLQMYNSPYRNVITCITNIYRKEGIYAFYRSYTTQLAMNVPFQMIHFMTYEIAQVFTNPDHTYNPIAHMESGALAGAVAAAVTTPLDVCKTLLNTQSGVQVQGMMDAIKTIYRYGGLRGYFRGLNARVLYQMPATTICWSTYEFFKYVLHKKQGDGHRGPEIDNDYASGINQIQGTSRSSRFQDMSAYLNNNAPASVLLDVTTR, translated from the exons atgaatgcgGAAGTTTATGAGACCTTGCCTACATCTTCTGTAGCTATACACATGACAGCAGGTGCAATCGCCGGAATTATGGAACATTGTGTGATGTATCCACTTGACAGTGTTAAG acAAGAATGCAAGCATTAACACCAAGTTCaggaggaggtggaggaggtGGAGTAGGAACAGTTCTGATTAGAATGGTACAACAAGAAGGTTTTCTGAGACCAATTCGTGGTATGAGTGTAATGGTTGTAGGAGCTGGTCCTGCACAtgcattatatttttcgtgttatgaatttattaaaaacaaactCTTGAGTTCAAGAACAAATCCTAATTTAAATTTAGCTGCATATGGAACTGCTGGTTGTTTGGCAACACTTCTTCACGATGGTATAATGAATCCAGCAGAAG TGGTTAAACAGCGATTACAAATGTATAACTCACCTTATCGAAACGTTATAACatgtataacaaatatatacagaAAAGAAGGTATATATGCATTTTATAGGAGTTATACAACACAGTTAGCTATGAATGTGCCTTTTCAAATGATTCACTTCATGACGTATGAAATTGCACAAGTTTTCACGAATCCTGATCACACATATAATCCAATTGCACATATGGAATCag gTGCATTAGCAGGAGCTGTTGCTGCTGCAGTCACAACACCTTTAGATGTTTGTAAAACGCTTCTAAATACACAGAGTGGAGTCCAGGTTCAAGGCATGATGGAcgctattaaaacaatttatagaTACGGGGGTTTACGAGGTTATTTCCGTGGTTTGAATGCTCGTGTCCTTTATCAAATGCCAGCAACCACTATTTGTTGGTCAAC atacgaatttttcaaatatgtacTACATAAAAAACAAGGCGATGGACATCGCGGTCCGGAAATTGACAACGATTATGCAAGTGGCATTAATCAGATTCAAGGTACTTCTAGGTCTAGTCGTTTTCAAGATATGAGTGCATACCTCAACAACAATGCTCCAGCTTCAGTGTTACTTGATGTGACTACAAGATAG
- the LOC132914101 gene encoding mitoferrin-2 isoform X2 → MIKKTRMQALTPSSGGGGGGGVGTVLIRMVQQEGFLRPIRGMSVMVVGAGPAHALYFSCYEFIKNKLLSSRTNPNLNLAAYGTAGCLATLLHDGIMNPAEVVKQRLQMYNSPYRNVITCITNIYRKEGIYAFYRSYTTQLAMNVPFQMIHFMTYEIAQVFTNPDHTYNPIAHMESGALAGAVAAAVTTPLDVCKTLLNTQSGVQVQGMMDAIKTIYRYGGLRGYFRGLNARVLYQMPATTICWSTYEFFKYVLHKKQGDGHRGPEIDNDYASGINQIQGTSRSSRFQDMSAYLNNNAPASVLLDVTTR, encoded by the exons ATGATTAAAAAG acAAGAATGCAAGCATTAACACCAAGTTCaggaggaggtggaggaggtGGAGTAGGAACAGTTCTGATTAGAATGGTACAACAAGAAGGTTTTCTGAGACCAATTCGTGGTATGAGTGTAATGGTTGTAGGAGCTGGTCCTGCACAtgcattatatttttcgtgttatgaatttattaaaaacaaactCTTGAGTTCAAGAACAAATCCTAATTTAAATTTAGCTGCATATGGAACTGCTGGTTGTTTGGCAACACTTCTTCACGATGGTATAATGAATCCAGCAGAAG TGGTTAAACAGCGATTACAAATGTATAACTCACCTTATCGAAACGTTATAACatgtataacaaatatatacagaAAAGAAGGTATATATGCATTTTATAGGAGTTATACAACACAGTTAGCTATGAATGTGCCTTTTCAAATGATTCACTTCATGACGTATGAAATTGCACAAGTTTTCACGAATCCTGATCACACATATAATCCAATTGCACATATGGAATCag gTGCATTAGCAGGAGCTGTTGCTGCTGCAGTCACAACACCTTTAGATGTTTGTAAAACGCTTCTAAATACACAGAGTGGAGTCCAGGTTCAAGGCATGATGGAcgctattaaaacaatttatagaTACGGGGGTTTACGAGGTTATTTCCGTGGTTTGAATGCTCGTGTCCTTTATCAAATGCCAGCAACCACTATTTGTTGGTCAAC atacgaatttttcaaatatgtacTACATAAAAAACAAGGCGATGGACATCGCGGTCCGGAAATTGACAACGATTATGCAAGTGGCATTAATCAGATTCAAGGTACTTCTAGGTCTAGTCGTTTTCAAGATATGAGTGCATACCTCAACAACAATGCTCCAGCTTCAGTGTTACTTGATGTGACTACAAGATAG